The following proteins come from a genomic window of Peromyscus eremicus chromosome 23, PerEre_H2_v1, whole genome shotgun sequence:
- the Bud31 gene encoding protein BUD31 homolog isoform X1 codes for MPWARLLPPGPVLLRARRRCRPPPPPPPLRGTGTSPRPGCLASCLNPWPDRVLPGNRTPRYPGPGRRVAVPATPTGSERETAVGFPEFYKGSAQAPKVTQSPREVGGAPRGPYPEEFLTRAEAVNKEAAAVGACSSDETEVQRRKVIAPKPQNNW; via the exons ATGCCTTGGGCTAGACTTCTTCCGCCCGGCCCAGTCCTTCTCCGCgcgcgccgccgctgccgcccgccgccgccgccgccgccgctgcgaGGAACGGGGACCTCACCGAGGCCGGGCTGTCTTGCGAGTTGCCTGAATCCCTGGCCCGACCGCGTGCTGCCAGGCAACCGCACTCCCCGGTATCCTGGTCCGGGGAGACGCGTAGCTGTGCCGGCCACCCCAACAGGAAGTGAGAGGGAAACGGCCGTAGGGTTTCCGGAATTCTACAAAGGCAGCGCCCAAGCACCTAAGGTGACGCAATCCCCGCGCGAGGTGGGCGGGGCCCCGCGAGGGCCTTATCCTGAAGAGTTTCTCACCCGGGCGGAAGCCGTCAATAAAGAAGCGGCGGCCGTAGGTGCTTGTTCTTCCG atgagacaGAGGTCCAAAGAAGAAAAGTGATCGCCCCAAAGCCACAGAATAATTGGTAA
- the Bud31 gene encoding protein BUD31 homolog isoform X2, whose translation MPKVKRSRKAPPDGWELIEPTLDELDQKMREAETEPHEGKRKVESLWPIFRIHHQKTRYIFDLFYKRKAISRELYEYCIKEGYADKNLIAKWKKQGYENLCCLRCIQTRDTNFGTNCICRVPKSKLEVGRIIECTHCGCRGCSG comes from the exons ATGCCCAAAGTCAAAAGAAGCCGGAAAGCTCCTCCAGATGGCTGGGAGTTGATTGAACCAACACTGGATGAATTGGATCAAAAGATGAGAGAAG cTGAAACTGAACCCCAtgagggaaagaggaaagtggAATCCCTGTGGCCCATCTTCAGAATCCATCACCAGAAAACCCGATATATCTTCGACCTCTTTTACAAGAGGAAAGCCATAAGCAGAG AACTCTACGAATACTGCATTAAAGAAGGCTATGCAGACAAAAACCTGATTGCAAAGTGGAAAAAGCAGGGCTACGAGAATCTGTGCTGCCTACGCTGCATTCAGACTCGGGACACCAACTTCGGGACAAACTGCATTTGCCGAGTTCCCAAAAGCAAGCTGGAAGTG GGTCGCATCATTGAGTGCACGCACTGTGGCTGCCGAGGCTGCTCTGGCTGA
- the Ptcd1 gene encoding pentatricopeptide repeat-containing protein 1, mitochondrial translates to MRLSRLFSGPHPIGLSVLQHLDLLGSTRWTAGQKGLGQLRVAWPHWQVSAAFCSSSSHQGSQRNMSSLCSDSSKLSTVAPQEEEEEDEESFGTLSDKYSSRKIFHKSTAQLYNLRLKEQGVEEEELEPRLWRGRRNTPYWYFLQCKRLIKEGKLAEALDLFERQMLKEERLQPLEYNYTVLIGGCGRVGYLKKAFKLYNDMKKRDLEPSDATYTALFNVCAESPWKDSALQSALKLRQQLQARNFQLNLKTYHALLKVAAKCADLRMCLDVFKEIIHKGHAVTEETFCFLLMGCIQDKKAGFRQAVQVWWQMLSLGIKPTRHGYNLLLGAARDCGLGDPEVASRLLLKPQEETILLQPPASRPQARRKVQAKAEDGVSIRHVEALERQLFLEPSQKLEGPSDFPESGVTSRTQPEVETKAEPGHIAAHTPLALKPSHLELEFNILSLGTLPSNVVSFGTVATPADRLALMGGLEGFLGKMAEHGLQPDIKTLTLLAEVVEPGSPAESSLLAVLDRHEVEADVTFFNMLIRKKSKLGDLEGAKALLPILAKKGIVPNLRTFCSLAIGCRRPKDGMQLLADMKKSQMTPNTHIYSTLINVALKKLDYAYLIDILKDMRRNSVPVNEVIIRQLEFAAEYPPTFDRYKGKNTYLEKIDGFRAYYKQWLKVMPAEEAPHPWQEFQTKPKGNQDTTGNAGVSGGLKDR, encoded by the exons ATGAGACTTTCCCGGCTCTTTTCTGGCCCCCACCCCATAGGACTGTCTGTCCTTCAACACTTGGATCTTCTTGGATCTACCCGATGGACAGCAGGCCAGAAGGGACTTGGACAGCTGAGGGTGGCATGGCCACATTGGCAGGTGTCAGCAGCCTTCTGCAGCTCTTCCTCCCACCAAGGGAGCCAGAGGAACATGAGCAGCCTCTGCTCGGACTCCAGTAAGCTCAGCACGGTGGCccctcaggaggaggaggaggaggacgaagaGAGCTTTGGGACCCTCTCTGACAAATACTCCTCTCGGAAAATATTCCACAAGTCAACAGCCCAGCTGTATAACCTGCGGCTCAAGGAGCAGGGTGTTGAGGAGGAAGAGTTGGAGCCCAGACTGTGGCGGGGCCGGAGGAACACTCCATACTGGTACTTCCTTCAGTGCAAACGTCTGATCAAGGAAGGAAAG CTGGCGGAGGCCCtggatctgtttgagaggcagaTGCTGAAGGAGGAGCGCTTGCAGCCGCTGGAGTACAACTATACAGTGCTGATCGGAGGCTGTGGGCGCGTCGGCTACCTGAAGAAGGCCTTCAAGCTCTATAATGAT ATGAAGAAGAGAGACCTGGAGCCCTCAGATGCCACATACACAGCTCTGTTCAATGTCTGTGCGGAGTCCCCCTGGAAGGACTCTGCCCTGCAGAGTGCTCTGAAGCTTCGACAGCAGCTCCAGGCCAGAAACTTCCAGCTCAACCTGAAAACGTACCACGCCCTGCTGAAGGTGGCCGCCAAGTGTGCAGACCTCAGGATGTGCCTTGATGTCTTCAAG GAAATCATCCACAAGGGACATGCAGTCACAGAGGAGACCTTCTGTTTCCTGCTCATGGGCTGCATCCAGGACAAGAAGGCAGGCTTCCGGCAAGCTGTGCAG gtgtggtggcagatgctgagtctggggatcaaaccaacTAGGCATGGCTATAACCTCCTCTTGGGCGCAGCTCGAGACTGTGGTTTGGGGGACCCAGAGGTTGCCTCCAGGCTGCTCCTGAAGCCTCAGGAAGAGACCATCCTACTCCAGCCCCCAGCAAGCAGGCCTCAGGCAAGGAGGAAAGTCCAGGCCAAGGCAGAGGATGGTGTGTCAATTAGACATGTGGAGGCACTGGAAAGGCAGTTGTTTCTGGAACCTTCTCAGAAACTTGAGGGGCCTTCAGACTTCCCTGAGAGTGGGGTAACAAGCAGGACACAGCCCGAGGTAGAAACCAAGGCAGAACCTGGCCACATAGCAGCCCACACCCCACTGGCCCTAAAGCCTTCCCACTTGGAGCTGGAATTCAATATCCTGAGTCTTGGAACTCTCCCCTCGAACGTAGTCTCCTTTGGGACAGTGGCCACTCCTGCTGATAGGCTGGCCTTGATGGGGGGCCTAGAGGGCTTCCTGGGCAAGATGGCAGAGCACGGGCTCCAGCCGGATATCAAAACCCTCACTCTCCTGGCTGAGGTGGTAGAACCCGGGAGCCCCGCAGAGTCCTCGCTGCTGGCCGTGCTGGACAGGCATGAGGTGGAGGCTGACGTGACCTTCTTCAACATGCTGATAAGGAAGAAGAGCAAGCTGGGAGATCTGGAGGGAGCGAAG GCGCTGTTGCCAATCCTGGCAAAGAAGGGAATTGTCCCCAATCTTCGAACTTTCTGCAGCCTGGCCATTGGGTGCCGTAGGCCCAAGGATGGTATGCAGCTGCTTGCAGACATGAAG AAATCCCAGATGACCCCTAACACCCACATCTACAGCACTCTCATCAACGTGGCCCTCAAGAAGCTGGACTATGCCTATCTCATTGATATCCTGAAGGACATGAGGCGGAACAGTGTCCCAGTGAACGAAGTAATCATCCGCCAGCTCGAGTTTGCTGCCGAGTACCCTCCCACCTTTGACCGG TACAAAGGGAAAAACACCTACTTGGAGAAGATCGATGGTTTTCGAGCATATTACAAGCAGTGGCTGAAAGTGATGCCAGCAGAGGAAGCCCCCCACCCCTGGCAGGAGTTCCAGACCAAGCCTAAGGGGAACCAAGACACCACTGGGAATGCTGGTGTCAGTGGAGGCCTTAAGGACAGGTGA